A window of Garra rufa chromosome 6, GarRuf1.0, whole genome shotgun sequence genomic DNA:
AGATTAGTATTTTACTCCCATTTTCTATATAAAAACTTTACCAATAACTTTCAGGCTGTAGGAGCTTGTTGTGTCAATGCTGATCTTCCATTCTCCTGTCTGGTTGTCAGAATTGAGTTTTACTCTCTTTAGATTCCCTATAGTCTGGATACTGCCCAGAGGACCATCTGCCACTGAACCTGACTGAGACACACCTGAAGAAGTGGACaagaaaatgtataattaaattaAGAGTGGCATCCATAAATCAGATGTAATTTGcataattattattacattatccTAACTGCAGGTCCCAAATATTCTATGGAGCCTTAAAGGTACAGTGAAGAAAAgatgatttgatcccctgctgattttgtacatttgtccactgacaaagaaattatcaatctataatttgaaaaaagttataaattgatttgcattttaataagtgaaataagtatttgatcccctaatCAGCAAGTTTTCTGGATCCtatgtgtcttttatacaggtaacaagctgagattaggagcactctcttaaagggagtgctcctaatctcagcttgttacctgtataaaagacacctgtccacagaatcaaccattcaatcagattccaaactctccaccacgGCCatgaccaaagagctgtccaaaggatgtcagggacatgattgtagacctacacaaggctgaaatgggctacaagaccatcatcaAGCAACTTGGTgtgaaggtgacaacagttggaatggaagaaacacaaaataactgtcgagtggtcccttggtctggggctccatgcaacaTCTCACCTagtggagtttcaatgattatGACAAAGgtgtggaatcagcccagaactacatgggaggatcttgtcaatgatctcaaggcagctgggaccatagtgaccaagaaaacaattggtaacacactacgccgtgaaggactgaaaccCTCAGCACCCGCAGGATCCCTCTGCTTAAAAAAGCACATGTACATGCCCATCTGAAGTGTGCCAATGAAcaactgaatgattcagaggaaaactgagtgaaagtgttgtggtcagatgagaccaaaatcaagctttttggccttgtttggaggaagaggaatgctgcctatgaccccaagaacaccatcaccaccatcaaacatggagatgGAAATATTATGCTCTGTGGGTGTTTACCTGCTAAGGGGACAGAACAACTGCAATTAGCTTCAGAACACACAGATTCATCAAATATGGAGTGTAATCCAAAATATGGATTACCGTTATGTTCATTTTGGGTTTTTGAAGTGTCCACTTGATAATATGGCATGAGGGCAAGTAAATGTGAACATTTTAATTTATGGGAGAATGATCTATTTAAACACTATGAAACTAATTGAGTACATGCTGTGCAGTACAGTGTTGATGTACCTGTAGGGCTGTAGAGGTTAAAGACTGGAGAGTCTCCTGTGATATACACAGTCACATTGGACAGAGTTGGATCCAGCACAAATGAAAAGTTTTCTGCCTTGGATGAAATTCTCTCTACTTGAAGAACAGTCACCTTCAAGAAACAGGTTTTACCACATTAGAGAGTTTTAGAGTTACTGCcacaattacatttacattataaaCTGCATGTCATTGTGACATTGTGATCTCATTGTTGGAACGTACCAAGTCAGTGGTGATTACATCTGTAATGACTGTAGTGGCCTGAGATAATGTAGAGTTTGTGACCTCTATAGTTTGACCACCAGAAACATGTGCCAGGTCTCTGTAAAACTGTATGTCTGACTGAGACAATGATCTTGATAATGAGACATTCTGTTGACTACGTGTTGAAATAGAGTTTGACAGCAGGAAACTGACCTGGAGTGTGGGAAGAAAAAAATGTTAAGACAAGGTATCTCTGATCCTAACTGAAGAAACAAATCAGGTACTCACTTTTGACTGGGTGATTTGCATCATGGCCACAACTGCAATTTTTAATTCGATGTCTTTTGCTGAAGAATCAGTGAAAACAAAAATATCTGATGATGGAGGAGCTCTTGTCAAAGTCAACTGTAGAATCATGAAACAATgaaacaaacaagacaaaaagttttAGTATTATTATGACTCTCAGTATTGTGGAtattaaagcttaccacaaagaTTTGTTCTAAATCGAAAATTTCAAAATAAACACTATTTGAGTGTAGTGGTTTCTGTGTGAACTTTTCACAGGCTGAATGAAGCTTTATATAACATACACACCAGCAGTCCTGACAAGCACAGCCCTGGGTTTGAACTATCAGATGTTGACAGCGAATTGATTTGCTCTTTGAATTTATCTGCATCCCCAGTTCTTATCAGAGGTCCAAAATCTGTGTATTGAACAATATAAATATGGTGaaggtttagttttattttattttaaagcactAGTACATAAATGGCTTCGTAAATTTTATGAAACAAAATATTTCATTCATATTACCACAGCATGTTTATATAAAAACTTTACAATTTTACAGATTTTCTACCCTGGTCACTAAATGGAACTAGAATGTATTCTGAAGGCTCCTCTGATGTTCCTCTCCTGCTGTCTATGATACTGAGGAACACTTTCTTGGCCTCTGCAATGTAATAAGACAAAGTGCTTGTGGTGTCAAGTACAAAAACCAGAACTGAGGTCTGACTGAGGCCCATCAATCTGAGAGAGAAAAACAGATAAAAGGGAAACACAAACTTAAGCAATTGTTCTACCAATGCCCTAATGTGTGCATTAGAAGCTAGAGATTTGAATGTGAAGAAATGTTAAGATAACATGGATAAAAATGCTACGTTAGCAGCATAAAAGAAGGAAGAAGAAAAAGGTCTCATACTTAAGAAAGGCTTGGTCCCCTATTGCCAGTTGGATGTCTTCCAGCAGTTCCATAGTAGCGTTGATGGCCATTTCAGCAGCACGGAGGTGAAGGAAGCCATGGTTTGAACTGATGTCATCCTTATTGATTCCTCCAGTGGGTTCTTTATAACTGCTACCGTCAAAAGTGCCACCATGGCTACACTTGCCTGAAagagtttaatatattttttgtttgtgagTGTAGCAAGGAATTCTGGGCAGCCAATGCTAATGAAAGAAAAGCTAAGCTTCCCTACCTGCAGGTTTGATTgggagaataaatttgaaatatccTGAAGTTAATAACTTCTGCTGCAGTACCTCTGTGAGAATGTTGTCAGTGCAGTTATCTCCAACACAGCTTTTGCATGTTTTTGTACTGGGACCTAGACATTTATCCATTCAGAATACAAATTACTTGACATATCAAGGTCATTTGATACAGCTGATTGAGATATTAAATTTTGAGATAAATACATAGACTACTTCAGAAACAAATATACAGCACAGTACTTGCTAAATTTTCAAGAGGACGCTCAGGTTTGATCAGCGTGCTGAAAGGAGCAGTGCTTCCCAGTTCCACCCAGTTACTGTGGCTATAGAAATCctgcacacaaaaaaaacattcttgattttgattcaaaatacttaacagcataaaaataaaattaatttaacacaCATATTTTCAGGGACTAACCAGGAATACCATACCTGTAAAGTATGACATACAGCCCCAAGACTGATGCGGGCAGACAAATAGTTCCCCTTTTTGATGCTAACTTTCACAGCAGCTACACCCAGAGTGATGAGGTCTCGTCCATTTTTAAAATCTTCATTATCAAAATGATGAGCAGTACTGGACACCTTTTTATCAACAGCTGCATTGCTAAGGGaagtctgaagaacagcaagatTGAAAGTTGCTAGTTGTAATAAGGTGGAATATGAATTTGAGCAGGCTCTCTGGACGGCAGTTGGAGTCAGTTTGTTGTTGATCTGGGGTGGGAAGTAGAGGGGGGAAATGAGCATTGGGAAAATGCTGGGGGGAAAAGTATTATGAATTTTGCAACCTTATTGGCACTTAATGGAGGGTTATAATTTGCAATAAGAAAGAAAATCTTGCTAGACATGGCATCTAAAGCATTAAACTCATTaaagcaatttttaaatattttctttaaacttttaaaacaaaaTTCTGATTGTTTAATGCATGAGATTTTAACCAGCAATCCAGGTTTAATCCTAAACTTGgaccaaaaaatgtataaaagggGGCCTCTTAAAAGCATAAATACAGCTGTATGTTTTCTCCTGTTGCCTGTCTGTTTCACATCATAGCTCAGAAAAGTTAGTATATATtcttgaatgacattttagtatgATAAATTTGCAGAAATAATCTGTTTCGataaatttttaaacaaaatgcatAGCTCTCAAAGTAGTTGACGCTTATTATTCTTTTCTTACAGGTAGTGTGAAGTCTTTTCCCCGGGCAATGGCTACATTACGACACACTTCCGCCATCTTGCGGAGGAAAGCTGCCTCAGTGATTTGATGATGGGTGAGGGAGCCATCGCTAGTGAAGATTTTGAATGCTGCAGCCTGAGGGGGCTGAAATAGAGCCCCCTGGAGGAGAAATACAGCCACTACAAGCAGCGGAACCATGACTGTTCAcaactgtggaaaaaaatatttggaaattaattaatttcttaCAAATGCGATAggggggtgagcggggcacaacctaacgcggggttaattgtaacacacgtggtttaaatatttacacacacactaGCATAActaaatttacggtatttactagt
This region includes:
- the LOC141336861 gene encoding von Willebrand factor A domain-containing protein 7-like, which encodes MVPLLVVAVFLLQGALFQPPQAAAFKIFTSDGSLTHHQITEAAFLRKMAEVCRNVAIARGKDFTLPINNKLTPTAVQRACSNSYSTLLQLATFNLAVLQTSLSNAAVDKKVSSTAHHFDNEDFKNGRDLITLGVAAVKVSIKKGNYLSARISLGAVCHTLQDFYSHSNWVELGSTAPFSTLIKPERPLENLASPSTKTCKSCVGDNCTDNILTEVLQQKLLTSGYFKFILPIKPAGKCSHGGTFDGSSYKEPTGGINKDDISSNHGFLHLRAAEMAINATMELLEDIQLAIGDQAFLKLMGLSQTSVLVFVLDTTSTLSYYIAEAKKVFLSIIDSRRGTSEEPSEYILVPFSDQDFGPLIRTGDADKFKEQINSLSTSDSSNPGLCLSGLLLTLTRAPPSSDIFVFTDSSAKDIELKIAVVAMMQITQSKVSFLLSNSISTRSQQNVSLSRSLSQSDIQFYRDLAHVSGGQTIEVTNSTLSQATTVITDVITTDLVTVLQVERISSKAENFSFVLDPTLSNVTVYITGDSPVFNLYSPTGVSQSGSVADGPLGSIQTIGNLKRVKLNSDNQTGEWKISIDTTSSYSLKVIGQSSVDVLFYFVEIVEGGHGDSWGQSFTRPFIGRNATFYVSVTGRDSVTVTDVLLVEASGSGAVNGTIKSVGATDFLVNIDRIPDWAFVVQLKGLLNDSSLVSQFQRQSPVQHKGSRITVTAQSQNITQPGVPMSVNFTVATNTTDGNYTIRARTDQGFSMSFPSSLTLGPGGSAQGSVTLTAPSDTESGTDVTLTIEAEAPGSTDLNYITLRFTVSTANTIFSGCYLLSMCLSFVCFFICHFVCLGLVFVAKL